A window from Tenacibaculum singaporense encodes these proteins:
- a CDS encoding nucleotide sugar dehydrogenase: protein MRNKIAIIGLGYVGLPLARLFATKYVVVGFDINKERVKQLKEGVDTTKEVEAKELLSVLKSENTEENGLFCTSEINDIKNCTTFIITVPTPVDKNNRAVLKPLISASKTVGGVLKKGDVVIYESTVYPGVTEEVCVPVLEKTSGLGFNKDFFAGYSPERINPGDKQNTIENILKVTSGSTLQIAKFVDELYGSVVTAGTYLVSSIKVAEASKVIENSQRDINIAFMNELAKIFGFMSINTQEVLEAAGTKWNFLPFKPGLVGGHCIGVDPYYLVQKAEELGYHPGIILAGRRMNDGMGEYVASQVIKLMISRDIKIKNAEVLVLGITFKENCPDVRNTKVVDVVRSLQEYGAKVTVYDPWANIEEVKKEYGLESAQEVPNEKYDAIVLTVAHEEYKELDIVSLKKEESVVYDVKGIIPKEIVDKSL from the coding sequence TTGAGGAATAAAATTGCAATAATCGGATTGGGCTATGTTGGTTTACCGTTGGCGAGATTGTTTGCTACAAAATATGTTGTAGTCGGATTTGATATTAATAAAGAAAGGGTAAAACAACTCAAAGAAGGTGTTGATACTACCAAGGAAGTAGAAGCTAAAGAGTTGTTGTCTGTTTTAAAAAGTGAGAATACTGAAGAGAACGGACTGTTTTGTACTTCAGAAATAAATGATATTAAAAACTGTACTACTTTTATAATTACGGTTCCCACGCCAGTAGATAAAAACAACAGAGCTGTTTTAAAGCCTTTAATTAGTGCGAGTAAAACAGTTGGAGGAGTGTTAAAGAAAGGAGATGTTGTTATTTATGAATCAACAGTATATCCTGGTGTTACAGAAGAAGTATGTGTCCCAGTATTAGAAAAAACTTCTGGTTTAGGATTTAATAAAGATTTTTTTGCGGGGTATTCTCCTGAGCGTATCAATCCAGGAGATAAACAAAATACCATTGAAAATATTTTAAAAGTAACTTCAGGCTCTACTCTTCAAATAGCAAAGTTTGTAGATGAATTATATGGTTCAGTGGTAACAGCGGGTACTTATTTGGTTTCAAGTATAAAAGTTGCTGAAGCTTCAAAAGTGATTGAAAACTCTCAGAGAGATATCAATATTGCTTTTATGAATGAGCTGGCTAAAATTTTTGGGTTTATGAGTATCAATACTCAAGAAGTTTTAGAGGCAGCAGGGACTAAATGGAATTTTCTGCCATTCAAACCAGGGCTAGTTGGTGGACACTGTATAGGTGTAGATCCTTATTATCTAGTACAAAAAGCGGAAGAACTTGGATACCATCCTGGGATTATTTTGGCAGGTAGAAGAATGAACGATGGAATGGGAGAATATGTGGCTTCACAAGTCATTAAGTTAATGATAAGCCGCGACATCAAAATAAAAAATGCGGAGGTGTTGGTATTGGGAATTACATTTAAAGAAAACTGTCCTGATGTACGTAACACCAAAGTAGTAGATGTAGTACGCTCATTACAGGAATATGGAGCAAAGGTGACAGTTTATGACCCTTGGGCAAATATTGAGGAGGTGAAAAAAGAATACGGGTTAGAATCAGCACAAGAAGTACCAAACGAAAAATACGACGCGATTGTGTTAACAGTAGCGCATGAAGAATATAAAGAATTGGATATTGTTTCTTTAAAGAAGGAAGAGTCAGTAGTGTATGATGTGAAAGGAATAATACCAAAAGAAATAGTGGATAAAAGTTTATAG
- a CDS encoding NAD-dependent epimerase, whose protein sequence is MKILVTGAAGFIGFHLSQKLLELGHTVVGIDNINDYYDVNLKYARLKELGVERKSAEVYYKEITSSTSEKFKFIRLNLEDKKELFQLFTTESFDVVCNLAAQAGVRYSIENPDAYIQSNIVGFLNILESCRHHEIKHLVYASSSSVYGMNKKVPFSEEDIVDNPVSLYAATKKSNELMAHTYSHLYKIPTTGLRFFTVYGPWGRPDMAPILFADAISKNRPIKVFNDGDMERDFTYIDDIVEGVKRVMEKSVENRELYKIYNIGNNDSVKLLDFITQMETSLGKEATKEMLPMQMGDVQKTWANVDELINDYTYKPKVKVAEGVRRFVQWYQEYKEK, encoded by the coding sequence ATGAAAATTTTAGTTACAGGAGCAGCAGGCTTTATTGGATTTCACCTAAGTCAAAAGCTACTAGAATTAGGGCACACAGTTGTAGGAATAGATAATATCAACGATTATTATGATGTCAATTTAAAGTATGCTCGATTAAAAGAGTTAGGAGTTGAAAGAAAAAGCGCTGAGGTATACTACAAAGAAATAACTAGTAGCACTAGTGAAAAATTTAAGTTTATCAGACTAAACTTAGAAGATAAAAAAGAATTATTTCAGTTATTCACTACAGAAAGCTTTGATGTTGTATGTAATTTAGCAGCACAAGCAGGTGTTCGTTATAGTATTGAAAACCCTGATGCTTATATTCAAAGTAACATTGTTGGTTTCCTAAATATTTTAGAATCTTGTAGGCATCATGAGATTAAACATTTAGTGTATGCAAGTAGTTCAAGTGTTTATGGAATGAATAAAAAGGTACCTTTTTCAGAAGAAGATATAGTTGATAATCCTGTGAGTTTGTATGCTGCAACAAAAAAAAGTAACGAATTGATGGCACATACCTACAGTCATTTATATAAAATACCAACAACAGGATTACGATTTTTTACCGTTTACGGACCATGGGGAAGACCTGATATGGCTCCAATCCTTTTTGCGGATGCGATTTCAAAAAATCGCCCGATTAAGGTGTTTAATGATGGAGATATGGAACGTGATTTTACTTATATAGATGATATTGTAGAAGGAGTAAAAAGAGTCATGGAAAAGTCGGTTGAAAATAGAGAGTTGTATAAAATATATAATATAGGTAATAACGATTCAGTAAAACTGTTGGATTTTATTACTCAAATGGAAACGAGTTTAGGAAAAGAAGCGACCAAAGAGATGTTACCGATGCAGATGGGGGATGTACAAAAAACTTGGGCAAATGTAGATGAGTTAATCAATGATTATACTTATAAGCCTAAAGTAAAAGTAGCAGAAGGAGTACGTCGTTTTGTACAATGGTACCAAGAATATAAAGAGAAATGA
- a CDS encoding oligosaccharide flippase family protein — protein MKYFLNTIYLYLAQGINLIFPILIYPFLIDKISLEGFGIIILLQVIMNYGTTLVDYGYNLIGTNEVSNSKSYENLASIVSKVLVVKFILLVLSFLMVFVSVFFIKPLQGKCEIVFLGWLNVVGIGLYPIWYFQGKEEMQLIGIINLVSKLVTIVGILLFIKGADDINLTVFFLSLSSVLCALFSWIYIYVRDKLRFSLPTPLEVISDLRIGFSIFLSNILVQLYSNFVLIISTGMLNTVEIGILGVYLKLRDVFVSVIGPIQQAVYPELSKLINSKLVKKTRELIRKTLFVLFSISIITSLGYYAFFDYINKLLFENNAEVLDMLAFLCILLIAPYGGLITRVLVANKKNKFVFLSTFFSGLFALVTSHIMVYKFSLKGALYVIFFSYLLNVVMGSYFLIKKKL, from the coding sequence TTGAAATATTTTCTTAATACAATTTATTTATATTTAGCTCAAGGGATAAATTTAATATTTCCTATTTTAATTTATCCATTTCTTATAGATAAGATATCTTTAGAAGGTTTTGGAATAATTATACTACTTCAAGTGATAATGAATTATGGAACTACACTTGTTGATTATGGGTATAATTTAATAGGAACTAATGAGGTTAGTAATTCAAAAAGTTATGAAAACTTAGCTTCTATAGTAAGTAAAGTATTAGTAGTGAAATTTATCTTGTTGGTTTTGAGTTTTTTAATGGTGTTTGTTTCAGTTTTTTTTATAAAACCATTACAAGGAAAGTGCGAGATAGTTTTTTTGGGGTGGTTAAATGTCGTTGGAATTGGTTTGTATCCTATTTGGTATTTCCAAGGGAAAGAAGAAATGCAATTGATTGGTATTATAAACTTGGTTTCAAAACTGGTTACTATTGTAGGAATTTTATTATTTATCAAAGGGGCAGATGATATTAACTTAACTGTTTTCTTTTTAAGCTTATCATCAGTTTTGTGTGCATTGTTCAGCTGGATTTATATATATGTAAGAGACAAACTAAGGTTTTCTTTACCTACTCCGTTGGAAGTGATAAGTGACTTAAGAATTGGGTTCAGTATTTTTTTAAGTAATATATTGGTACAATTGTATTCTAATTTTGTTCTAATAATTTCAACTGGGATGTTAAATACGGTTGAAATAGGGATTCTTGGGGTATATTTGAAATTAAGGGATGTGTTTGTGAGCGTGATTGGTCCCATTCAACAAGCTGTTTATCCAGAGTTGTCTAAGTTGATTAATAGTAAGTTGGTGAAAAAGACTAGAGAATTAATAAGAAAAACCTTATTTGTGTTGTTTTCAATTTCTATTATTACTTCTTTGGGGTATTATGCTTTTTTTGATTACATCAATAAGCTACTATTTGAGAATAATGCCGAAGTATTGGATATGTTAGCATTTTTATGTATCCTGTTAATAGCCCCTTACGGAGGTTTGATAACAAGAGTTTTAGTAGCAAACAAGAAAAACAAATTTGTTTTTTTATCTACCTTCTTTAGTGGACTGTTTGCTTTAGTTACTTCTCATATAATGGTTTATAAATTTTCATTGAAAGGAGCTTTATATGTTATTTTTTTTAGCTACTTACTAAATGTAGTTATGGGAAGTTATTTTTTAATAAAAAAGAAATTATAA
- a CDS encoding ParB N-terminal domain-containing protein: MKRQNALKEYITSYKDYVVIPSIICCHETGLIIDGHHRYHTLLELGAEIVPVTKIKYLSKTIRTHNQEELALSKEDIMSTIMTKSMLAPKSTIHEFLDEQNNWKPIILLSSLCEFKLP, from the coding sequence TTGAAGAGACAAAATGCTTTGAAAGAGTATATAACTTCTTACAAGGATTATGTTGTTATTCCTTCAATAATTTGTTGTCATGAAACTGGCCTAATAATTGATGGTCATCATAGGTATCATACTCTTTTAGAACTTGGAGCAGAAATTGTACCAGTAACAAAAATTAAATATTTGAGTAAAACTATTAGAACTCATAATCAAGAAGAGTTAGCTCTTAGTAAAGAAGATATTATGAGTACAATTATGACGAAGAGTATGTTGGCTCCAAAATCAACTATACATGAGTTCTTAGACGAACAAAATAATTGGAAACCAATCATTTTGTTATCATCACTTTGTGAATTTAAATTACCATAA
- a CDS encoding Gfo/Idh/MocA family oxidoreductase, with product MKNFALIGAAGYIAPRHLKAIKDTNNILLAALDKNDSVGIMDSYFPQADFFVEFERFDRHVEKLKRQQSIQLDYVSICTPNYLHDSHIRMALRRGADAICEKPLVLNPWNVDALEAIEKETGNKISTILQLRLHPSIIALKNKIEREKRQEKYDVDLTYITSRGNWYDISWKGDESKSGGIATNIGVHFFDMLSWIFGNIQENKVHLREKHKASGYLEFEKARVRWFLSIDETTLPKQIQEKGQRTYRSITVNGEEIEFSSGFTDLHTISYQEILKGNGFGLREARQSIEIVHDIRNSKLINAGEKHYLL from the coding sequence GTGAAGAATTTTGCACTCATAGGAGCCGCGGGGTATATTGCTCCACGTCATTTAAAAGCGATTAAAGATACAAACAATATTTTGTTGGCTGCATTAGATAAAAATGATAGCGTGGGGATTATGGATAGTTATTTTCCCCAAGCAGATTTTTTTGTAGAATTTGAGCGGTTTGATCGTCACGTGGAAAAACTGAAAAGACAGCAAAGTATTCAGTTAGATTATGTGAGTATATGTACCCCAAACTATTTACATGATTCTCATATACGTATGGCATTACGTAGAGGAGCCGATGCTATTTGTGAAAAGCCTTTAGTGTTGAATCCATGGAATGTAGACGCTTTAGAAGCAATTGAAAAAGAAACAGGAAATAAAATAAGTACAATACTTCAGTTACGATTACATCCTAGTATTATAGCACTGAAAAATAAAATTGAAAGAGAGAAAAGGCAAGAAAAGTATGATGTAGATTTAACTTATATAACTTCACGAGGAAATTGGTATGATATTTCTTGGAAAGGAGACGAAAGTAAATCAGGAGGGATTGCAACAAACATTGGAGTTCACTTTTTTGATATGCTCTCATGGATTTTTGGAAATATACAAGAGAATAAAGTACATCTCAGAGAAAAACATAAAGCTTCAGGTTATTTAGAGTTTGAAAAAGCACGCGTGCGTTGGTTTTTATCAATTGATGAAACTACTTTACCAAAACAAATTCAAGAAAAAGGACAACGCACCTATCGTTCTATAACAGTGAACGGAGAAGAAATTGAATTTAGTTCAGGTTTTACAGATCTTCATACTATAAGCTATCAAGAAATATTAAAAGGAAATGGTTTTGGTTTACGAGAAGCAAGACAATCAATTGAGATAGTACATGATATTCGTAATTCTAAATTAATAAATGCGGGAGAGAAGCATTATCTTTTGTAA
- a CDS encoding ATP-grasp domain-containing protein, with the protein MKKILKKIVRVIFLYRLSNFSMEKNNAKVIIWIPKRGWRYFLSDLAVNDFGWISALSVNKIPFQVYRNKDIGKFKDKTIILNYHRNYLKELKLTNYSNSMKFIIEELESQGNRVIPSSNEVAYWENKNHMSKEFDILNISTPKTYLCKGIKEVLSLNLNYPFLIKEEHSASSMGVHKIENEDVLREIVNDGYFENNEIIIVQELLNMRKDLRVIFAGDKVVHHYWRINNGKEWKPTSTGRGSSVDFENFPEKWRDFLIKEFLKMKLTTGAFDVAWHDDDLDSMPMILEVSPNYQMNPSVTNKEDLNAYGDYKKSLYFNDRSYDYQFIKQTFDIINGIVVNKKNNQKI; encoded by the coding sequence ATGAAAAAAATTTTAAAAAAAATAGTAAGAGTTATTTTTTTATATAGATTATCTAATTTTTCTATGGAAAAGAATAATGCAAAAGTTATAATATGGATACCCAAAAGAGGATGGCGTTATTTTTTATCGGATTTAGCGGTTAATGATTTCGGGTGGATAAGTGCATTATCTGTGAATAAAATACCTTTCCAAGTTTATAGGAATAAAGACATAGGTAAATTTAAAGATAAAACAATAATACTGAATTATCATAGAAACTATCTTAAAGAACTTAAGCTGACTAATTATTCAAATAGTATGAAATTTATAATAGAAGAATTAGAAAGCCAAGGAAATAGAGTAATACCTTCATCGAACGAAGTTGCTTATTGGGAGAATAAAAATCATATGAGTAAGGAGTTTGATATTTTAAATATTTCTACCCCTAAAACATATTTGTGTAAAGGTATTAAAGAGGTTTTATCTTTAAACTTAAATTATCCTTTTTTAATAAAAGAAGAACATTCAGCAAGCTCGATGGGTGTTCATAAGATTGAAAATGAAGATGTTTTAAGGGAAATAGTAAATGATGGTTATTTTGAAAATAATGAAATTATCATTGTACAAGAATTACTTAACATGAGAAAAGATTTACGTGTAATTTTTGCAGGAGATAAAGTAGTACATCATTATTGGAGAATTAATAACGGTAAAGAATGGAAACCTACTTCTACAGGAAGAGGGTCTTCGGTAGATTTTGAAAACTTTCCAGAAAAGTGGAGAGATTTTTTAATAAAAGAGTTTCTTAAAATGAAACTTACTACAGGGGCATTTGATGTTGCTTGGCATGATGATGATTTAGACTCTATGCCAATGATATTAGAGGTCAGTCCTAATTATCAAATGAATCCATCAGTTACTAATAAAGAAGATTTAAATGCATATGGTGATTATAAGAAAAGTCTCTATTTTAATGATAGAAGTTATGATTACCAGTTCATAAAACAGACATTCGATATTATTAATGGGATTGTAGTAAACAAAAAAAATAATCAAAAAATTTAG
- the wecC gene encoding UDP-N-acetyl-D-mannosamine dehydrogenase → MSQPKVVTIGLGYIGLPTSALIANNQIPVHGVDISQDVVDTINAGKIHIVEPDLDQAVARAVEEGYLKADTKAVSGDTYLIVVPTPFKGKNEPDISYVQAATEGIIPLLKEGDLYIIESTSPVGTTEKMMDLIFLQRPELEGKIYLAYCPERVLPGNVMYELVHNDRVIGGVNTASTEKALVFYKQFVKGELHATNARTAEMCKLTENSSRDVQIAFANELSLICDKADINVWELIKLANKHPRVNILQPGSGVGGHCIAVDPYFIVSDYPMESKIIGTAREVNNYKSFWCAEKIQNAKLQFELQNDRKPKVALMGLAFKPNIDDLRESPAKYIVNKVLQNDSNGEYFIVEPNIKEHKVFKLTDYKEAIERSDIIAFLVAHDEFKRFNLSDKKIVLDFCGISNS, encoded by the coding sequence ATGTCACAACCTAAAGTAGTAACCATTGGTTTAGGGTATATAGGATTACCAACTTCAGCTTTAATAGCGAATAATCAAATCCCAGTGCATGGAGTAGATATTTCTCAAGATGTCGTTGATACCATCAATGCTGGAAAAATACATATTGTTGAACCTGATTTAGATCAAGCAGTAGCAAGAGCAGTAGAAGAAGGTTATTTAAAAGCAGACACCAAAGCAGTAAGTGGAGATACCTATTTAATAGTAGTACCGACTCCTTTTAAAGGGAAGAACGAACCAGATATATCCTATGTACAGGCGGCTACAGAAGGAATAATTCCTTTGTTAAAGGAAGGGGATTTGTATATTATAGAGTCAACTTCTCCTGTAGGAACTACCGAAAAAATGATGGACTTAATTTTTTTACAGCGTCCAGAGTTAGAAGGAAAGATATACTTAGCCTACTGTCCAGAACGTGTATTACCAGGAAATGTGATGTACGAATTAGTACATAATGATCGAGTGATTGGAGGAGTGAACACAGCCTCTACTGAGAAAGCTTTAGTATTTTACAAACAATTTGTAAAAGGAGAATTACACGCTACGAATGCACGCACAGCTGAAATGTGTAAGTTAACAGAAAACTCGTCTCGTGATGTGCAAATTGCTTTTGCTAATGAGCTGTCTTTAATTTGTGATAAAGCAGATATCAATGTATGGGAGTTGATTAAGTTAGCAAATAAACATCCAAGGGTGAATATTTTACAGCCTGGTAGCGGAGTTGGAGGGCATTGTATTGCGGTGGATCCGTATTTTATAGTTTCGGACTATCCAATGGAGTCCAAAATCATAGGAACTGCACGAGAGGTAAACAACTACAAATCTTTTTGGTGTGCAGAAAAAATACAAAATGCTAAACTACAATTTGAGTTGCAAAATGATAGAAAACCGAAAGTAGCTTTAATGGGTTTAGCTTTTAAACCTAATATTGATGACTTAAGAGAATCTCCTGCAAAATATATAGTAAATAAAGTATTGCAGAATGACAGTAACGGAGAGTACTTTATTGTTGAACCAAATATAAAAGAACACAAAGTTTTTAAATTAACTGATTATAAAGAAGCTATAGAAAGATCAGATATTATTGCGTTTCTAGTTGCCCATGATGAGTTTAAAAGATTTAATTTAAGTGATAAAAAAATAGTTTTAGATTTTTGTGGCATTTCAAATTCATAA
- a CDS encoding pyridoxal phosphate-dependent aminotransferase — translation MKSIEEKYLELKSKSGTHSPSIQTILGVIPELKIEVDACFLSNPYATELFLSYLKRELLDTGEINRILEFYPSQSFEIAKLLSKHVGVNEDRIFITNGAIEAMQAVIHNYVENKIIVNIPTFSSYYEFTRRDTEVVYYSLQKENNFSLNINDYLKFVKAEQPDTIVLINPNNPDGGYIKHVDLIRIIESLPEIKNIIIDESFIHFAYEDSELELKSIVPYLENYHNVIVIKSMSKDFGIAGLRCGYGIFPKGWVKDLTTNGFLWNLNGLAEYFFRLYVRKDFNEKYEVVRKKYITESLFFISELQRVKGVKVYPSRANFVLIEITSGKTAVEVATELLVKYGVYVRNCEDKIGLNGEFIRVAARSKDENEIIIKSIDEVVNS, via the coding sequence ATGAAAAGTATTGAAGAAAAATACCTTGAACTTAAAAGTAAATCAGGGACTCACTCTCCAAGTATTCAAACTATTTTAGGGGTTATTCCTGAATTAAAAATAGAAGTAGATGCGTGTTTTTTAAGTAACCCATATGCAACAGAGTTGTTTTTATCCTATCTAAAAAGAGAATTATTAGATACAGGTGAAATAAATAGAATTTTGGAATTTTATCCATCTCAAAGTTTCGAAATTGCTAAATTATTAAGTAAGCATGTTGGAGTTAATGAAGATAGAATTTTCATAACAAATGGAGCTATAGAAGCTATGCAAGCTGTTATCCATAATTATGTTGAGAATAAAATTATTGTGAATATACCAACTTTTTCTTCATATTATGAGTTCACCAGAAGAGACACAGAAGTTGTATACTATTCCTTACAAAAGGAAAATAACTTTTCACTTAACATAAATGACTATTTGAAATTTGTGAAGGCAGAACAACCAGATACAATAGTTCTGATAAACCCTAACAATCCTGATGGAGGATATATAAAGCATGTAGATTTAATTCGTATTATAGAGTCGCTTCCCGAAATAAAAAATATTATTATAGATGAGAGTTTTATTCATTTTGCATATGAAGACAGTGAACTAGAATTGAAATCAATTGTACCTTATTTAGAAAATTACCACAATGTGATTGTAATAAAAAGTATGTCTAAAGATTTTGGAATTGCCGGATTAAGATGCGGGTATGGTATTTTTCCTAAAGGATGGGTCAAAGATTTAACGACAAATGGATTTCTTTGGAATTTAAATGGTTTAGCCGAGTATTTTTTTAGACTTTACGTTAGAAAAGATTTTAATGAAAAGTATGAAGTTGTTAGGAAGAAGTATATAACAGAGTCTTTGTTTTTTATATCTGAATTGCAGAGGGTTAAGGGGGTAAAAGTATATCCTTCAAGAGCTAATTTTGTCCTTATTGAAATAACTAGTGGTAAAACAGCTGTAGAGGTAGCAACTGAACTATTAGTAAAGTATGGAGTGTATGTTAGAAATTGTGAAGATAAAATTGGATTAAATGGAGAGTTTATTAGAGTTGCAGCAAGATCTAAAGATGAGAATGAAATCATTATAAAATCAATTGATGAAGTCGTTAATAGTTAA
- a CDS encoding UDP-glucose dehydrogenase family protein translates to MKITVIGTGYVGLVSGTCFSEMGNKVICVDIDQEKINKLHQGIIPIYEPGLEKMVLKNVEKQNLFFTTKLEEAINESEIVFIAVGTPMGEDGSADLQYVLAVAKEIGQKMNHRLIVVDKSTVPVGTADKVKATIQAELDKRNATLEFDVVSNPEFLKEGDAINDFMKPDRVVIGAESDYAFDKMRQLYTPFTMSHERFIAMDVRSAEMTKYAANAMLATKISFMNEMANICERVGADVNNVRAGIGSDSRIGYSFIYPGAGYGGSCFPKDVKALKKIAEENGYEAKLITSVEEVNNRQKFVIADKIINKFGEDLSGKTFGLWGLAFKPGTDDMREAPAIYVVKELVKRGAKVQAYDPKAMEEAQHFYLKDVENVDYKNAKYEVLDNADALILLTEWKEFRSPDFSEIEKQLKAPVIFDGRNQYTTYGLEEKGFEYYQIGKN, encoded by the coding sequence ATGAAAATAACTGTTATTGGAACAGGATATGTAGGATTAGTATCAGGAACATGTTTTTCAGAGATGGGGAACAAGGTTATTTGTGTTGATATTGATCAAGAAAAAATAAATAAGCTTCATCAAGGAATTATTCCCATTTATGAACCAGGCTTAGAAAAAATGGTGTTGAAGAATGTAGAAAAGCAGAACTTATTCTTTACTACTAAATTAGAAGAAGCTATTAATGAGTCTGAAATAGTTTTTATAGCAGTTGGAACTCCAATGGGAGAAGATGGATCGGCGGATTTACAATATGTATTGGCTGTAGCTAAAGAGATAGGTCAGAAGATGAACCACAGATTAATTGTGGTGGATAAATCTACTGTACCAGTAGGAACAGCAGATAAAGTAAAAGCTACAATTCAAGCAGAATTAGATAAAAGAAACGCAACGCTTGAATTCGATGTAGTGTCTAATCCTGAGTTTTTAAAAGAGGGGGATGCTATCAATGATTTTATGAAACCTGATAGAGTGGTAATAGGAGCAGAATCTGATTATGCTTTTGATAAAATGCGTCAACTGTATACACCTTTTACTATGTCGCATGAACGTTTTATTGCTATGGATGTTCGCTCAGCAGAAATGACAAAATATGCAGCAAATGCAATGTTGGCAACAAAGATATCCTTCATGAATGAAATGGCAAATATCTGCGAGCGAGTTGGAGCTGACGTAAATAATGTTCGAGCAGGAATTGGTTCAGACTCAAGAATTGGTTATAGTTTTATTTACCCTGGTGCAGGATATGGAGGTTCTTGCTTTCCAAAAGATGTAAAGGCCTTAAAAAAGATAGCTGAAGAGAATGGATATGAAGCAAAATTGATTACGTCTGTTGAGGAAGTAAATAATCGTCAGAAATTTGTGATAGCTGATAAAATCATCAATAAATTTGGAGAAGATTTATCAGGAAAAACTTTTGGTCTCTGGGGGTTGGCATTTAAGCCAGGAACGGATGATATGCGTGAAGCACCAGCAATTTATGTAGTAAAAGAACTAGTAAAGAGAGGAGCTAAAGTACAAGCATATGATCCTAAGGCTATGGAAGAGGCACAGCACTTTTATTTAAAAGATGTAGAGAATGTTGACTATAAAAATGCAAAGTACGAGGTGCTAGATAATGCAGATGCGTTGATTTTATTGACAGAATGGAAAGAGTTCCGTTCACCAGATTTCTCTGAGATTGAAAAACAACTGAAAGCTCCAGTTATTTTTGATGGAAGAAATCAATATACTACCTATGGATTGGAAGAAAAAGGATTTGAATATTATCAAATAGGAAAAAACTAA
- the wecB gene encoding non-hydrolyzing UDP-N-acetylglucosamine 2-epimerase: MRKKNLIIFGTRPEAIKMAPLVKEFLKSSKDFETKVCVTAQHREMLDQVLEFFEISPDYDMDLMKPNQNLYTLTSDIITGLKPILEEFQPDYVYVHGDTTTTMASSIAAFYSGAKVCHVEAGLRTHNKRSPFPEEINRQVAGRICDYHFAPTTQSKQNLLVENVNEEDILVTGNTVIDALLDSSERVISIENKEIEELKEMVDVSKKLILVTGHRRENHGQGFVNICEALKEVATTHTDVQIIYPVHLNPNVQKPVHEILSRIENIKLIDPLAYPAFVWLMNQSYMIITDSGGVQEEAPSLGKPVLVMRDTTERPEAVEAGTVILVGTDKNKIVDEANSLLINTNRYQLMSELHNPYGEGKACQRIVEFIKSK, translated from the coding sequence ATGAGAAAGAAAAATTTAATAATTTTCGGAACAAGACCAGAAGCAATCAAAATGGCTCCTTTAGTTAAAGAGTTTTTAAAGAGTTCTAAAGATTTTGAGACTAAGGTATGTGTAACAGCACAGCATCGTGAAATGTTAGATCAAGTATTAGAGTTTTTTGAAATTTCACCTGATTATGATATGGATTTGATGAAGCCAAATCAAAATCTATACACACTAACATCGGATATCATTACAGGCTTAAAACCAATATTAGAAGAGTTTCAACCAGATTATGTGTATGTACATGGAGATACTACGACAACGATGGCCTCTAGTATCGCTGCTTTTTATTCAGGAGCTAAAGTATGTCACGTAGAAGCAGGTTTGCGTACTCATAATAAGCGTTCACCATTTCCAGAAGAAATCAATCGTCAAGTAGCAGGACGTATTTGTGATTATCATTTTGCGCCTACAACTCAATCAAAACAAAACTTGTTAGTAGAAAATGTAAATGAAGAGGATATTCTAGTAACAGGGAATACAGTGATTGATGCCTTATTAGATAGTTCTGAAAGAGTTATTTCTATTGAGAATAAAGAAATAGAGGAACTAAAAGAAATGGTAGATGTTTCTAAGAAATTAATTTTAGTAACCGGACATCGTCGAGAAAATCATGGACAAGGATTTGTTAATATTTGTGAAGCGTTGAAAGAGGTTGCTACGACACATACAGATGTACAAATTATCTATCCAGTGCATTTAAATCCGAACGTGCAAAAACCAGTACATGAAATATTGTCAAGAATTGAAAACATAAAATTAATAGATCCCTTAGCATATCCCGCATTTGTATGGTTAATGAATCAATCCTATATGATTATTACAGATTCAGGAGGGGTACAAGAAGAAGCACCAAGTTTAGGGAAACCAGTTTTAGTGATGCGGGATACTACTGAGCGACCAGAAGCAGTTGAAGCAGGTACGGTTATTTTAGTAGGAACAGATAAGAATAAAATTGTAGACGAAGCAAATAGTTTACTAATAAATACAAATCGCTATCAATTGATGAGTGAATTACATAATCCGTATGGAGAAGGAAAAGCATGTCAACGAATAGTAGAATTTATAAAGTCAAAATAA